A single region of the Thermotoga profunda AZM34c06 genome encodes:
- a CDS encoding TRAP transporter small permease has product MRKVLNKIFDLINKTVLWFSAIALFFTTGIVFYQVIARYVFNKPPMWTEEIALITLIWISMLGAGVGVRTGIHVRVEVFINIFPKLICKIIDTCILLLIASFGVGMSYYTFLLVKRLPNRMAATGIPVWWMYLPAAICGILVVFSVIIRIIIDIFGGEKR; this is encoded by the coding sequence ATGAGAAAAGTACTCAACAAAATTTTCGATTTGATCAATAAAACTGTTCTATGGTTTTCAGCGATTGCTCTTTTTTTCACGACGGGCATTGTCTTTTACCAGGTGATTGCGAGATATGTTTTCAACAAGCCTCCTATGTGGACCGAGGAAATCGCCTTGATAACATTGATATGGATTTCAATGCTTGGTGCAGGTGTTGGCGTTAGAACGGGTATTCATGTCAGAGTTGAAGTTTTTATCAACATTTTCCCCAAATTAATTTGTAAAATCATTGACACTTGCATCCTTTTACTCATAGCATCTTTTGGTGTAGGAATGTCCTATTACACTTTTTTACTCGTCAAGAGATTGCCTAATAGAATGGCAGCTACCGGAATACCAGTGTGGTGGATGTATCTACCGGCAGCGATATGTGGGATACTGGTCGTTTTCAGTGTGATCATAAGAATAATTATCGATATCTTTGGGGGAGAAAAACGATGA
- a CDS encoding TRAP transporter substrate-binding protein → MRKFFVFAILVSFVLVTFCAPIVLKASDVHNEGYPTVEAIKMMGKTIELMTNGKYKIEVYVGGQLGSEKEVIEQTIMGAIHIARVSVAPLQPFYDPIGVYAMPYLFRDAEHYWKVLEGPVGEQLLKDMEKIGLIGLCYYDAGARSFYTKKPVQKPEDLKGMKIRVQQNAIMIALMGALGATGVPMGPEEIYTAIQTGIVDGAENNPPSYYEFRHFEVAPYYCLDGHTRIPEIVLINKAFWDKLTAEEKLIFKTAAIASVQYERLLWNQWEESALEAVKKAGAQVFVPDVSAFQKAVQSMYDKYPQYKELIQKIQATK, encoded by the coding sequence GTGAGAAAGTTTTTCGTTTTTGCAATCTTGGTATCTTTTGTTCTGGTGACTTTCTGTGCACCTATTGTCTTAAAGGCATCTGACGTACACAACGAGGGGTATCCAACAGTTGAAGCAATTAAAATGATGGGTAAGACTATTGAACTGATGACTAATGGAAAGTACAAGATCGAAGTATATGTAGGCGGACAGCTTGGTTCAGAGAAAGAGGTCATCGAACAAACCATCATGGGAGCAATTCATATTGCGAGAGTGTCTGTCGCTCCATTACAGCCATTCTACGACCCAATTGGTGTATATGCCATGCCTTACCTTTTTAGAGATGCAGAACATTATTGGAAAGTTTTGGAAGGGCCAGTAGGCGAACAGCTCCTGAAAGACATGGAGAAAATAGGATTGATAGGATTGTGCTATTACGACGCAGGTGCAAGAAGCTTTTACACGAAAAAACCTGTTCAAAAACCTGAAGATCTAAAAGGAATGAAAATAAGAGTCCAGCAAAATGCCATAATGATCGCTCTAATGGGTGCGCTTGGTGCCACCGGTGTACCGATGGGACCAGAAGAGATATACACGGCTATCCAAACTGGAATTGTCGACGGTGCTGAAAATAATCCACCTTCATACTATGAATTCAGGCACTTTGAAGTCGCTCCATATTATTGTTTAGATGGTCACACGAGAATACCCGAGATAGTGCTCATCAATAAAGCCTTCTGGGATAAACTCACAGCCGAGGAAAAACTCATCTTCAAAACAGCCGCAATTGCTTCTGTACAATATGAGAGACTCCTGTGGAATCAATGGGAAGAATCGGCTCTCGAAGCAGTTAAGAAGGCAGGAGCACAGGTCTTTGTTCCCGATGTTTCCGCATTCCAAAAAGCCGTTCAGTCGATGTATGATAAATATCCACAATACAAAGAATTGATCCAAAAAATCCAGGCAACTAAATGA
- a CDS encoding IclR family transcriptional regulator gives MHTLKRGLEILDYIVKAPNGVTASEISKKFSMSISNACKYLAVFTECGYLTRHNDKMYYPGFKLLEYSSIILRKFDIRDIAHKDLVDLMAKTGQTVHLIIKDGFEGVYLDKVEGINSIPMVSKIGMRAPFYSTSAGKAILAYLPDKEFEEYLRTVKLTKRTEKTITDAEQLRKEISKIRQSGYAIDDEESEIGIRCIGAAILNHECYPIAAVSISGAVSVLLDDTIENFSKKVVECAEKISKKLGCNHR, from the coding sequence TTGCACACACTCAAAAGAGGTTTAGAAATACTCGATTATATTGTAAAAGCTCCAAATGGTGTAACTGCAAGTGAGATATCTAAGAAATTTTCCATGAGTATTTCCAATGCATGTAAATATTTAGCTGTTTTTACAGAATGCGGTTATCTCACAAGACACAATGACAAGATGTATTATCCTGGATTCAAATTACTGGAATACAGCTCAATCATCCTCAGAAAATTCGATATCAGAGATATCGCACACAAAGATCTGGTGGATTTGATGGCAAAAACTGGTCAGACAGTTCATTTGATAATCAAAGATGGATTTGAGGGGGTTTATCTCGATAAAGTCGAAGGAATTAACAGCATCCCCATGGTTTCAAAGATTGGTATGCGTGCACCGTTCTATTCCACTTCGGCTGGCAAAGCAATTTTGGCTTATTTACCCGATAAAGAATTCGAAGAATACTTAAGAACAGTAAAACTAACAAAAAGAACCGAGAAGACAATAACAGATGCCGAACAACTTCGCAAAGAAATCAGCAAAATCAGGCAGAGTGGATATGCAATAGATGACGAAGAAAGTGAAATCGGTATAAGGTGTATAGGAGCTGCCATATTGAACCATGAATGTTACCCTATAGCCGCTGTCAGCATATCTGGTGCGGTGTCGGTATTATTGGACGATACCATCGAGAATTTTTCAAAAAAGGTTGTTGAGTGTGCCGAGAAAATATCAAAAAAATTGGGGTGTAATCACCGCTAA
- a CDS encoding cupin domain-containing protein — protein MKNIVNVNEVQKRKVKEGIEMCVLAWGGSLMMTQVFFKKGTASDPHSHKHEQLSYVVKGDFTYIIDDKRYEVKQGHSIYIPPNVPHWVEAITDGILVDVFTPIREDFLKKGD, from the coding sequence ATGAAGAATATCGTCAATGTCAACGAGGTGCAAAAAAGAAAGGTCAAGGAAGGAATTGAAATGTGTGTTTTAGCTTGGGGTGGATCTCTGATGATGACCCAGGTCTTTTTCAAAAAAGGTACAGCAAGTGATCCACATTCACACAAACACGAACAGTTATCTTATGTTGTCAAGGGTGATTTCACATACATCATTGATGATAAGCGATACGAAGTGAAACAAGGACATAGTATCTATATTCCGCCAAATGTACCACATTGGGTAGAAGCAATAACCGACGGTATCCTCGTCGATGTTTTCACACCGATCAGAGAGGATTTTCTGAAGAAGGGAGATTAG
- the kduD gene encoding 2-dehydro-3-deoxy-D-gluconate 5-dehydrogenase KduD yields the protein MSVLESFSLSGKVAIVTGASRGLGQAMAIALAEAGANIIGVSSSSDQIETKKIIEKLGREYLELTIDLRDSTKTHSVIEKSIEKFGKVDILINNAGIIRRAPVTQYSEKDWDEVMTVNLKSVFLLSQKFAQHVIERKVKGKIINIASMLSFQGGIFTTAYTVSKHGIVGLTRIFANELAPYGINVNAIAPGYMATKNTEPLRMDENRNKEILSRIPMGRWGDPQDLKGVVVFLASSASDYITGAVIPVDGGWLCR from the coding sequence ATGAGTGTCCTGGAGAGTTTTTCTTTGTCAGGAAAGGTCGCTATAGTAACTGGAGCCTCACGTGGACTTGGTCAGGCTATGGCTATTGCATTAGCCGAAGCAGGTGCAAACATAATCGGTGTGAGTAGCTCTTCTGATCAGATAGAGACCAAAAAAATCATAGAGAAACTCGGTAGAGAATATTTAGAATTAACAATAGATTTAAGAGATTCAACCAAGACTCATTCAGTTATTGAAAAGTCAATCGAGAAATTTGGCAAAGTCGATATTCTGATCAACAATGCCGGGATAATTCGCAGAGCACCTGTAACACAATACAGCGAAAAAGATTGGGACGAAGTAATGACTGTAAACCTTAAATCGGTTTTCTTGCTATCGCAAAAATTTGCCCAGCATGTGATAGAGAGAAAGGTAAAGGGAAAGATAATCAACATCGCCTCGATGTTGTCATTTCAAGGTGGTATCTTCACAACGGCATACACAGTTTCAAAACATGGAATTGTAGGATTGACAAGAATCTTTGCAAATGAATTGGCACCATATGGGATAAATGTGAATGCCATAGCGCCAGGGTATATGGCGACAAAGAATACCGAACCCTTGAGAATGGATGAAAACAGAAACAAAGAGATTCTTTCAAGGATTCCCATGGGAAGGTGGGGTGACCCACAGGATTTGAAGGGAGTGGTTGTCTTCTTAGCAAGTTCGGCATCTGATTACATCACTGGTGCAGTGATTCCTGTAGATGGAGGGTGGTTGTGTAGATGA
- the iolB gene encoding 5-deoxy-glucuronate isomerase, producing MQYFLHLPKQEKIFKCEPNENGMRYLGFERILLSSSQEYSSESKDFEIFLVILSGRCDVSVKDREFKNIGGRKNVFQGKPFSVYIPPKSSFTIRTNQQEGVEVALAKAKVDEECLIEPYLIKPEEVASGKWGISNYSRVYHQIAVDQTHPAVKLMIGETFTPSGNWSTYPPHRHENDNLPEESYLEEIYFYKTDHPKGFGLARHYTDSRDMNACYVVEDNTLHLMPKGYHTVVAAPGFTVYYLWFLAGPKRVQAPYVDPDLRFVDLATNMIRNIENNLSV from the coding sequence ATGCAGTACTTCTTACATCTTCCAAAACAGGAAAAAATATTCAAGTGTGAACCGAATGAGAATGGAATGCGTTACCTTGGCTTTGAAAGAATTTTATTATCTTCTTCACAAGAATACAGCTCGGAAAGCAAAGATTTCGAGATCTTCTTAGTCATTCTTTCTGGAAGATGTGATGTTTCTGTCAAAGACAGAGAATTCAAAAACATAGGTGGAAGGAAAAATGTATTTCAAGGCAAACCTTTTTCAGTTTACATACCACCGAAATCTTCTTTCACCATTCGAACAAATCAACAAGAGGGTGTAGAAGTTGCATTGGCAAAAGCAAAAGTCGATGAGGAGTGCTTAATAGAACCATATTTGATAAAACCAGAAGAGGTTGCTTCAGGAAAATGGGGCATTTCTAACTATTCAAGGGTATATCACCAAATAGCCGTCGATCAAACTCATCCGGCGGTGAAATTGATGATAGGCGAAACTTTCACCCCATCTGGGAACTGGTCAACGTACCCACCACATAGGCATGAAAACGATAACCTTCCAGAGGAAAGCTACTTGGAAGAAATTTATTTTTACAAAACTGATCATCCAAAAGGCTTTGGACTCGCGAGACATTACACCGATTCAAGAGATATGAACGCTTGCTATGTAGTAGAAGACAACACACTCCACTTAATGCCAAAAGGGTATCACACAGTTGTTGCTGCGCCTGGTTTCACCGTGTATTATTTGTGGTTCTTGGCTGGTCCAAAGAGAGTCCAAGCACCATACGTCGATCCAGATCTGAGGTTTGTAGACCTGGCTACTAACATGATCAGAAATATAGAGAACAATCTTTCGGTTTGA
- a CDS encoding VIT1/CCC1 transporter family protein, which translates to MLTEFQRNEITEHVVYKILAKHDKSENSKILSRISQEELSHYERIRSLTKVDVKPNWFKVFWYVVLARILGLTFALKLMERGEEKAQKNYSSAQENLFRELISDEKDHEEELLKLIDEEKLDYIGSMVLGLNDALVELTGALAGLTLAIQKTSIVALSGIITGIAAALSMAASDYLSRKSEGGEKKPLKSALYTGVAYIFTVLFLTFPYLLFNNPFVALSLTVINAIFVIFIFTFFVSVVKDQSFRRNFLEMFSISIGVAAVSFFIGLFVRKFFNIDI; encoded by the coding sequence GTGCTAACTGAATTTCAAAGAAATGAAATCACCGAACACGTTGTTTATAAAATACTTGCCAAGCATGATAAATCTGAGAATTCAAAGATCTTAAGCAGGATATCTCAAGAAGAGCTCTCACACTACGAAAGGATTCGTTCATTGACTAAGGTTGATGTGAAGCCAAATTGGTTCAAGGTCTTTTGGTATGTTGTCCTTGCAAGAATTCTTGGGTTGACTTTCGCATTGAAATTAATGGAAAGAGGAGAGGAAAAAGCCCAAAAGAATTATTCATCGGCTCAAGAAAATCTGTTTAGAGAATTAATCAGCGATGAAAAGGATCATGAAGAGGAGTTACTTAAATTGATAGACGAAGAGAAACTCGATTATATAGGCTCGATGGTCCTTGGATTGAACGACGCGCTTGTTGAACTGACCGGAGCACTTGCTGGTTTGACTTTGGCGATACAAAAGACATCGATCGTAGCTCTTTCTGGAATAATCACTGGTATAGCAGCTGCCCTTTCTATGGCTGCATCTGATTATCTGTCCAGAAAATCAGAAGGTGGCGAGAAAAAACCACTCAAATCTGCTTTATATACGGGAGTTGCCTATATATTCACCGTTTTATTTTTAACATTTCCTTATCTTTTGTTCAATAATCCATTCGTTGCGCTATCTTTGACGGTTATAAATGCGATCTTTGTGATTTTCATCTTTACCTTTTTTGTGTCTGTTGTGAAAGACCAGAGTTTTAGGAGAAATTTCTTGGAAATGTTTTCAATAAGTATAGGGGTGGCGGCAGTTTCATTTTTCATAGGTCTTTTTGTCAGAAAGTTCTTTAACATCGATATTTGA
- a CDS encoding DUF58 domain-containing protein → MKLKLQKISSSSGILSLFTTLSALWLLANFNGFSVILCICCGFLWFNYFSTKQKIGNLDIERWANRTRSFTNEDVIIHHRLCCSSGNMNINILSQIKVAGLLTYNLLDQPVHLQKSQPIILQAKTTFSTRGKKVLTDLVVVYEHPLGFFKHWAHYSAEQQILVLPKIMYLESFPSRLRELLPGIRSDFKLLEDTTQIKGVREYSNEPLNKIHWKISAKLGELYVKELDFTAVSNTIIYLDLNLSKDIFAKNVWAQIRKNYEEEAVLATSSIIYWLTQQGNFIDIVVVAREVLRRNYGSTSDWVNAVELLAMAEGDENGPQLADELAKDLYVLNPSNTLVIISMYLTDSLLPLLINARAKVSRVIVLLIPYGFRDPRYKPTRTYEMYPLDMQRLNERARLLEKEQIIIRIVKPSQTLQEVFDEIQGF, encoded by the coding sequence GTGAAACTTAAACTACAAAAAATCTCTTCTTCGAGTGGCATACTCTCTTTGTTCACAACTTTGTCTGCGCTTTGGCTTTTGGCAAATTTCAATGGTTTTTCGGTAATTTTGTGTATTTGCTGTGGTTTCTTATGGTTCAATTATTTCTCGACAAAACAAAAGATAGGCAACCTTGATATTGAAAGGTGGGCTAACAGAACACGATCTTTCACAAATGAAGATGTGATAATTCACCATAGGCTCTGTTGTTCCTCGGGAAATATGAACATAAATATCCTGTCACAGATAAAAGTCGCCGGTCTTTTGACCTATAACCTTTTAGATCAACCTGTACATTTACAAAAATCACAACCAATTATCTTGCAAGCCAAGACAACTTTCTCAACCAGAGGCAAAAAGGTTCTCACCGATCTTGTCGTTGTTTACGAACATCCGCTCGGATTTTTCAAGCACTGGGCTCATTACTCTGCTGAACAACAGATACTCGTCTTACCGAAAATAATGTACCTGGAATCCTTTCCATCACGACTCAGAGAACTCCTCCCAGGGATCAGATCAGACTTCAAATTACTCGAAGATACAACACAGATAAAAGGTGTTAGAGAATACTCCAACGAACCTTTGAATAAGATCCATTGGAAGATATCAGCCAAATTGGGTGAACTGTATGTCAAAGAACTCGATTTCACTGCCGTCAGTAATACCATAATTTATCTGGATCTGAATCTATCAAAAGATATTTTCGCAAAGAATGTCTGGGCACAGATAAGGAAAAATTACGAAGAAGAAGCAGTACTTGCAACATCATCAATTATTTATTGGTTGACACAACAAGGGAATTTCATAGACATCGTTGTTGTAGCAAGAGAGGTCTTGAGAAGAAACTACGGCTCTACTTCCGATTGGGTAAACGCAGTAGAACTTCTCGCGATGGCAGAGGGCGATGAAAATGGACCACAACTCGCCGATGAATTAGCCAAAGATCTATATGTTCTGAATCCATCAAATACTTTGGTGATAATATCCATGTACCTAACTGACTCATTGCTCCCATTATTGATTAATGCAAGGGCAAAGGTTTCTCGAGTGATTGTACTTTTAATCCCGTATGGATTTAGAGACCCGAGATATAAACCGACAAGAACATATGAAATGTATCCATTGGACATGCAAAGATTAAATGAAAGGGCAAGATTACTCGAAAAAGAGCAGATAATTATCAGGATAGTTAAACCAAGTCAAACATTGCAGGAGGTATTCGATGAAATTCAAGGCTTTTGA
- a CDS encoding AAA family ATPase: protein MAILENFARKIIENVSKVIVGKETVVEKILASMLSDGHVLLNDVPGVGKTMLARALSVSVGLNFNRVQCTPDLLPSDITGLNILDVRHNEFVFKKGPIFTDILLADEINRATPRTQSALLQAMAERQVTVDGTTYSLSKHFFVIATQNPVEFEGTFPLPEAQLDRFSICVSLGYLGRDDEMRMLRKLEKIHPIDSLKPVCDIQELDEAKQNVKQIYIDDSILDYIIRIVSRTREHEDIALGASPRGAIALMEISRSLAGLRGRDYVLPDDVKEIVIDVLAHRIILKPEARLMRKTKQEILNYILQTEEAPIKSET, encoded by the coding sequence ATGGCAATTCTGGAGAATTTCGCGAGAAAGATAATCGAGAACGTCTCAAAGGTGATCGTTGGAAAAGAGACCGTCGTGGAAAAAATATTAGCCTCTATGCTCAGTGACGGACATGTACTTTTGAACGATGTTCCTGGTGTTGGTAAGACTATGCTCGCAAGGGCTCTATCTGTTTCCGTAGGTTTGAATTTCAACAGAGTCCAATGCACACCAGACTTGTTACCATCTGATATAACGGGATTGAATATCTTGGACGTCAGACACAACGAATTTGTTTTCAAAAAAGGTCCTATTTTCACCGATATCCTTCTTGCAGATGAGATAAATAGGGCAACTCCACGAACACAGTCGGCATTGCTTCAAGCTATGGCAGAGAGACAAGTTACAGTTGACGGAACCACCTATTCATTGAGTAAGCACTTTTTTGTAATAGCAACGCAAAATCCTGTGGAATTCGAAGGAACCTTTCCTTTACCTGAAGCACAACTCGATAGATTTTCCATCTGCGTGTCACTCGGCTATCTTGGTAGAGATGACGAGATGAGAATGCTTCGCAAACTCGAGAAAATTCATCCTATAGATTCACTGAAACCTGTTTGTGATATACAAGAACTCGATGAAGCCAAACAAAATGTCAAACAGATTTACATTGACGACTCCATATTGGATTACATAATAAGAATTGTTTCAAGAACCAGAGAACACGAGGACATAGCCCTTGGTGCAAGTCCAAGGGGTGCTATCGCTCTTATGGAAATCTCAAGATCTCTGGCTGGTTTGAGGGGTAGAGATTATGTCTTGCCAGATGACGTCAAAGAGATAGTGATAGATGTACTGGCACACAGGATAATCTTAAAACCTGAAGCAAGACTCATGAGAAAAACCAAGCAAGAAATACTCAACTATATTCTTCAAACAGAGGAGGCACCGATAAAGAGTGAAACTTAA
- a CDS encoding DUF6062 family protein, whose product MRDLKPRDFVEIKIIDIMSEKDQSCPICKLINESMEKLIDTILYELVNDPQVRSNLRTMGLCRKHVEIIERYLHHHPELGLLGIAIIYEDILDHKLKTIKQNESDIYSCSCYLCNHESQLEEVYTSSFGKILSETDGMILFSQSDSVFCLYHFGKIYRLLNDTTKDRFKEIQTEKLNYLKDQLSIFIKKHDYRNKESIGKEATAYRSVGKLISQPTNLDNRRNHKWQFWRISRER is encoded by the coding sequence GTGAGAGATTTGAAACCAAGAGATTTTGTGGAAATCAAGATTATCGATATCATGTCTGAGAAAGATCAATCTTGTCCTATTTGCAAATTGATCAATGAAAGCATGGAAAAACTCATAGACACTATCTTGTATGAGCTCGTCAATGACCCTCAAGTCAGATCGAACTTGAGAACCATGGGATTGTGTAGAAAACACGTAGAAATTATCGAGAGATACCTCCATCATCATCCTGAACTTGGACTGTTAGGTATAGCGATTATATACGAAGACATACTCGACCACAAATTGAAAACCATAAAACAAAATGAATCAGATATATACTCGTGTAGCTGCTATTTGTGCAATCATGAGTCTCAACTCGAGGAAGTTTACACAAGTTCCTTTGGTAAAATCCTCAGTGAAACTGATGGTATGATACTCTTTTCACAAAGCGATTCAGTTTTTTGTCTATATCATTTCGGCAAGATATACAGATTATTGAATGATACTACAAAAGATCGTTTTAAGGAAATTCAGACTGAGAAATTGAACTATCTGAAAGATCAACTGTCAATATTCATCAAAAAACACGATTATCGAAACAAGGAATCTATTGGCAAAGAGGCAACTGCGTACAGATCAGTTGGTAAATTGATATCACAGCCAACGAATTTGGATAACAGGAGGAATCACAAATGGCAATTCTGGAGAATTTCGCGAGAAAGATAA
- a CDS encoding glycoside hydrolase family 38 N-terminal domain-containing protein, with the protein MKKAFVVTHTHWDREWYTTFEIFRERLTLLLEKLTDHMKKDDSFKHFHLDGQTIVLEDSEETMGIRQDFLDLIRNGKISVGPWYVLPDEFLVASESWVRNYLYSEKIAERYGVKLSNIAYLPDMFGHNAYMPTVVKGLGLRWAVIWRGVDKLEDATFIWSTPFGDQVDAIYLIHSYSNAAHFGINEQALKRKLIEESEKLSNISSHNPPLLMNGTDHEIPYFNIGKILEEISTNEIKFVHAGFEQYVAELERPRSHITGELRSPRIVPVLKDVTSTRIWEKILHYQAEKFYIHYLEPILAISRITGNPTPVNSIWYGWKQILQCQPHDSICGCSIDAVHKVIQVRLKNAIDHGRALFAKTFLEIVDKRVDDMGITLFNPLESNFQGVVEVCAKLEEGEYKFIDEDGNEIETVIIESAEDLQNDMSTLIRFFESNTTKAIENDQRKTYRCFLNVSAPSLSFKTINIVRSKGKNGSFDQPHRVNENGTLTLKCKERTFENLCYLEDVEDIGDEYNYSWVSKEIFNSLKTNATINNCIDSSFMKKIVVTNTMQIPESIAINRKKRSEKLVDLPFEIEYTFYRDTPRIDVKIQFINYVKDHRLSIVFPFKNLSKLITDGYFGPVEHTIENFDEDYSKWAELPDNNFAMYWFATLPEIGVTISTKGLREVRVDHDGLKITLLRCVEWLSRNDLVTRPDHAGPGIRTPEAQGIGEHVAEFSIILHDKWNIEDVYRSVRNYQIPPIAVQGKFEKLPKIELEIERGFLNTLKPSENGEGVIIRAFDPQGNEPKIKYRSKEIIEVNLAEKPIKPEEKLKNVRSWLIKI; encoded by the coding sequence TTGAAAAAGGCTTTTGTAGTGACTCACACACATTGGGATAGAGAATGGTACACAACTTTTGAAATTTTCAGAGAAAGATTGACACTCTTACTCGAGAAACTCACTGATCATATGAAAAAAGATGATTCGTTCAAGCATTTCCACTTAGACGGGCAAACGATTGTACTCGAAGATTCCGAAGAAACTATGGGTATAAGACAGGATTTTCTCGATCTAATAAGAAATGGCAAGATCAGCGTTGGTCCATGGTATGTACTGCCAGATGAGTTTCTCGTAGCTTCAGAATCTTGGGTTAGAAACTATCTCTACAGCGAGAAAATTGCCGAAAGATACGGTGTGAAACTTTCAAACATTGCCTATCTGCCAGATATGTTTGGGCATAACGCATATATGCCAACAGTAGTTAAAGGACTTGGATTGAGGTGGGCTGTCATATGGCGCGGCGTTGATAAACTCGAAGATGCAACATTTATTTGGTCAACACCTTTTGGTGATCAAGTAGATGCAATTTATCTCATTCACAGTTATTCGAATGCAGCACACTTTGGCATCAATGAGCAAGCACTGAAAAGAAAATTGATCGAAGAATCAGAGAAACTTTCAAACATATCCTCGCACAATCCACCGCTTTTAATGAATGGGACAGATCATGAGATTCCTTATTTCAATATAGGTAAAATTCTTGAGGAAATCTCTACAAACGAAATTAAATTCGTTCATGCTGGATTTGAGCAATACGTCGCAGAACTTGAAAGACCTCGATCTCATATTACTGGAGAATTGAGATCGCCAAGAATCGTTCCGGTATTGAAGGACGTGACTTCGACAAGAATCTGGGAAAAGATATTGCATTACCAAGCTGAGAAATTCTACATTCATTATTTGGAACCGATTCTTGCCATCTCGAGAATAACAGGTAATCCAACTCCAGTTAATTCTATCTGGTACGGGTGGAAACAAATTCTACAGTGTCAACCACACGACAGTATCTGTGGATGTAGTATTGACGCTGTACACAAAGTCATACAAGTAAGACTGAAGAATGCGATAGACCATGGGAGGGCTTTATTTGCAAAAACTTTTCTTGAAATTGTCGATAAACGCGTTGATGATATGGGTATCACACTCTTTAACCCACTTGAAAGCAATTTCCAAGGCGTTGTTGAAGTTTGTGCAAAATTGGAAGAGGGTGAATATAAATTCATCGATGAAGATGGAAATGAAATAGAAACGGTCATAATAGAATCTGCAGAAGATTTACAAAATGATATGAGTACACTAATAAGATTTTTCGAAAGTAATACTACAAAAGCTATTGAGAATGACCAGAGAAAAACATACAGATGCTTTCTGAACGTTTCAGCACCAAGTCTTTCTTTCAAAACTATCAACATAGTTCGTTCGAAAGGAAAAAATGGATCTTTCGATCAGCCTCATCGGGTAAACGAAAATGGAACTTTAACATTGAAATGCAAAGAAAGAACTTTTGAAAATCTGTGCTATCTTGAAGATGTAGAAGATATCGGTGATGAGTACAATTACAGCTGGGTATCAAAAGAGATTTTCAATTCACTTAAAACCAATGCCACTATCAATAATTGCATTGATTCATCTTTTATGAAGAAGATAGTTGTCACAAATACTATGCAAATACCAGAATCAATAGCCATAAACAGAAAAAAACGTTCAGAGAAATTGGTAGATTTACCATTTGAAATCGAATATACATTTTACAGAGACACACCAAGAATAGATGTGAAAATCCAGTTCATTAATTACGTAAAAGATCACAGATTATCCATTGTCTTTCCATTCAAAAATCTTTCAAAACTCATCACCGATGGATATTTTGGCCCTGTAGAACATACAATAGAAAATTTTGATGAGGATTATTCAAAATGGGCAGAATTGCCAGATAACAATTTTGCAATGTACTGGTTTGCGACGCTTCCCGAGATTGGCGTGACGATCTCAACAAAAGGACTCAGGGAGGTGCGGGTCGATCACGATGGTTTAAAGATAACCTTGCTCAGATGTGTAGAGTGGCTTTCAAGAAACGATCTTGTCACAAGACCAGATCATGCCGGTCCTGGTATTAGAACACCTGAAGCTCAGGGAATTGGCGAACATGTTGCCGAGTTTTCGATTATCCTCCATGACAAATGGAATATCGAAGATGTCTATAGAAGTGTTAGAAATTATCAAATACCACCTATAGCAGTCCAGGGAAAGTTTGAAAAGCTTCCAAAGATAGAACTGGAGATAGAAAGAGGTTTCTTGAATACTCTCAAACCTTCTGAAAATGGTGAAGGTGTGATAATTCGAGCTTTCGACCCACAAGGAAATGAGCCAAAGATCAAATATCGATCTAAGGAGATAATCGAGGTTAATCTCGCCGAAAAGCCAATTAAACCAGAGGAAAAACTCAAAAATGTTCGAAGTTGGTTGATAAAAATATGA